The DNA sequence TGTTTACAGGTTACTATCAAATGTCTGATAATTTGCATTTAAGAAGAAGCATAAAACTGCCTGGAGATTGCCCTTTAGAGTGCCAGGAGGCCAGCTGTTAACAGTGGGGCTGTGCTCGAGGGTGCCAGTACCCACACCAGCTACCTTAGTAAAGCCAaggcattttgttttattttaactaGAGAAGAGTTCTCCATTCCCCTGTCCTCTCGCCTGTCACATGTACCTCACTACGCACAGGAGTGAGCGGGTCTGGCTGTGTGCGGCCAGGAACAGCTGTTCAGTGAACTCGGAAGGGCCTGCACTTGATTTACTGCTGTGCTCGGgttgtcttgaaattcttaactTTTGATCAGGGGACCCATCTTTTTTGTGTTGTACTGAGCTCAGTCCTGGATGTGAGGGAGGCATTTGTATAGATGACTTTTCAATATAGATACTCCATTAATCTTGTTTTTAGCTGTACTGTCCTTCCTGCTTTCCACTGGACTCACCTGCAAATTCAGATTCTTTATGGATGTCTACTAGTCCGGTTAACTGAGTTCCACCTATTTGCCAGGCTTGCCTAGCTTAGGTCATAGCTCCCATGTGTCCACTTTGTAAGTTGGCTCCTTTTTAGCCTATCCTTGGAATTTGGTGAGATCTCATCTTGGTCTGCcactcattttccttttaatctcTGTTGTGGATGTGCCATTTACTTTTTTCTACTGTTGTTTTTAGTAGGATCTtgaaagagagaggagacacaTACATGTGCTCAGTTTGCTATCTTGAACTAGAAAATTCTGTCCTGCTTTTATAATATTACTGCTACTATTAAGCAAACAAGCACCCCATAGACAATTAAAAACGTGAAAAACAAATTTGTCTTCCTAAAAGAACAATTTTGGTtacaactaggaaaaaaaaagtgattgagagaatttgaagttttgtttagagaagcagaaagagatCTGAATttaagcatttattgtttatttccatcatttgaGCATCTCATACTTCTTTAacccaaagtgaaaacaaacttAACAGTTATCAGTTGTCGTTCTTTTCTCTTATGATTGTTATTTTTCTGTCTCATAGAGGGTGCTGGATCTTTACCCTGGACAGGGGGTTCTGCAGCCAAACCTGGAAaaccaaagggaaagaaaaagctTTCTTCTGTTCGTCAGAAATTTGATGTAGGTTGTTCTTCAGTAGATCTTGGTAATGATTGATTTAAGAACTGTTGTGATGGAACTGGctttagttttttaatgaatattacaATTCTGGTAGGAAAGTTGAAAAAAGGTGAAGAGAAAAAGATGGTATTTGGGGAGGAAAAGATATTATTGAATTTGAAATTGGGACTCAATCTTTGAAACCCTCTTTACCAAAGTGTCTGAAATTTTATACTTCTAGTTTGTTATtgaataattattaatatgttttcATTAGTATATCATGACCTTTTAGTGATTCAAGAACTATCCCTATGTTCTTTTCCCTCTAAAATATCTTTGGGAATGAATAATGTTACTCAGATTGAAGACTTCTGTTCAAGGGTCCAGGAGGTCTAGAGGCCTCCAGCAGGATCTTGGTGATGCCCTGGTAAACCTTGAGCCTTCTGGGGATCCTCAGAGAAATCTTGAAGGCATTGGACTATGaaatttgtaaacattttagaATAACTTGCTTTTTCAGGTTTATATCCAGGGAACAAAATTTCCCAAAAGTATCCCTTTTATAGATTTGATTGGATACTTTACTGATTAACATCAACAAGCATATATTTACTTCTAATTTTTGCTCTATGTTTTATATCAATAATATTCGATCTGGAGGGCATCAGCATctccagaaaggcatacttgctttaaaaaagcatgtttgatataaaatagttttatacttgaaaaatggaaaagcaagttGCTTTTATAATACAGACTTCAAATAGGACAAACCATATTTGCTACAAAATCTAGTGAGCTGGACTTAAGCTAAAGCTACAGGGGCATATCTCCTACTGATGGTGGAGAATGTAAATGTGCTATCAGTATCTCCCAGAGCAAGGCTGGGGTTATATAAGTGgaaaaaattgggaaaggctattttttaaaaaactaatgacTGTCTTAAAAAGATTCTGTGTTGAGAATTGTTAGTGGAATATAATGTAACTGAAGAGTTATACTACCCTACATTATCTTGGAATATTTGTTATTAGATCTGTTACGTTGGTAACAGAAATTACCAGTTTTCTGAAACATTCACTGTATGTTTCTGCTTTTAGAATCTGCTTATTTACAAGTGTACTTAAAATGTTTTGACTTGTTTGAAAGTAGttttatatcttctctttctccccatttgttatttttagcaCAGAGCCATATATTCTGTGATTACTGAGGAATTAATTAAATAGAATAAACTATTATGCATACTACTACTGTTCCCCTTAACTCATGTCTTCATTATTAATATGTAATGGTTGTGAATCTGTGATTGTGCATGagttactttttttaaactcttgtgGTTTAGTTTTGATGGCATTAATTTGTAGGATCTCAGGTCCAATTCATTGGTTACTTTTGTTTGTGTCTTATTACTTGTCATGTAATGAATAATTGTGAAAAGTTTTCTTACCTATAGCATAGATTCCAGCCTCAAAATCCCCTCTCAGGAGCCCAGCAGTTTGTGGCAAAGGATCCCCAGGATGACGATGACTTGAAACTTTGTTCCCACACAATGATGCTTCCTACTCGGGGTCAGCTTGAAGGGAGGATGATAGTGACTGCTTACGAGCACGGGCTGGACAATGTCACCGAGGAGGCTGTCTCAGCTGTGGTCTACGCGGTGGAGGTTGGTTTGCTGGTGTCAACAACACTCCTATAGATTGAATGTGGGGCTTGTGTGTGTTATTCAGAGTTAGTACTGCAAGAAAAGAACTAAAAGGTAACTCTGATTTCAGATTTGCCTTGCTGAAATTGTTTTCTCTTGAGGGGAGAAACATCACAATCCAAACAGTTGCCTTCAGTCAACAGACTAAGCTCTTCAGAAACGTTACTGCTGGCATAACACTTTTGATGTTTAACTTGTCAACACGGGGAGAGGTTTTAAGCAAAAAATTGAGATTGAGAATCCTAAAGATTAAAATCATTTGATTTTGCTGTGGTAGAGCATTTGAAGTAGCATTACGAGGTGTGGTGTCTGAACCATGGGATTCTGTCTCAGCACACTCTTCCGTTCATTAATTTTACTCATTCAGTTACTAGACAGAACTTCCACTGGGGTCTACACAGGTAGTGACAGGTGACGCTGGGTCTTTCCTTTCGATCCTCTGGGCCTCTCTTTCCTGGCCTGTACCTGAGATTATAATAGCTGTCTCATGAAGTTCTGAGTTACAAAGGGTACCATGGTGTCCTGACATGAGGTGGTCTTACTGGTGTAGCTGGAATGCCGTGCCCCCTGGCTCTGCGTCAATAACGGTAGTCTCGGACTAGTCTGTTCTCACAGACAGTCTCTAACCCTCTCTTAGGCTTCACAAAGGTGAAGAGATGTTAAATACCTAATATCTGTTTATTTCCTGTATATATCTGTCTTTTATGTGGCTTTTGAGAGAGCCAGGGTTCTATTTATGCAAGGATTTTAGTAGATTGGGTACTATAACCAACATATTCCTGATCTTAAAacattttgtatcattttcaaaCAAGCTTCAAGGTAGtttgctactttaaaaaattacttgttttTGTACTTATATTTAAAGCTATTCGAAAATCATTTTTGAGAGAGAGGAGCCAATTTAGAGGTACaaagattttaataaatttcCGAGGAGCAAGCTCGTCTTAGGTAGAACTGGATGAAAACGGTGCCTCTCCGTTCACTCCCTCTTAGGCCTGCCCACTCTGGAGTGGCCTGTGGCTTTTTAGGGAGCGTTCCTTTGGCTTCAGCACTTGCTTGCCTTTCTCACGTCTCCATTCACTCAGTCCCAATAAACATTGTTTGGTCAATGGGAGTTTTGTGGTTTGCTTTTAAGAGGAGTTcatgctatttttcatttttttttcttgtttttacagAATCACCTTAAAGATATACTGACATCAGTTGTGTCAAGAAGGAAAGCTTACCGATTACGTGATGGTCATTTTAAATATGCCTTTGGTAGTAATGTGACTCCACAGCCATACCTGAAGAATAGTGTAGTAGCTTATAACAGCTTAATAGAAAGGTATATGAAGTTTCTTGTGATCTTTGCATCCATCCTTTCTAGTtggttatgctgctgctgctgctgctgcgtcgcttcagttgtgtctgattctgtgcaactccatagatggcagcccaccaggctcccctgtccctgggattctccaggcaagaacactggagtgggttgccatttcctcctccaatgcatgaaagtgaaaagtgaaagtgaagtcgctcagtcgtgtctgactcgtagcgaccccatggactgcagcccaccaggctcccccatccatgggattctccaggcaagaggactggagtggggtgctactCTTATGTAATAGACCACCATTAAATAATTGGTTGTTGAGTTTCTGTTAGTCTAGGGTATGTCTGAGAGCAgtagttttattttctcaagttGCTTCCTTGCATAACTGGTGAATTCTTTTGGTACTCTGTAGATCAAAAGTAAAGTTGTAGAGTTTGGCTGCGGTGTGTGGCTTAATGTGAGCCCCACTATCTGACGGCAGTGCATCTTGAAGACTCCTGGGGCAGCACCTCCTGGTGGTGGGAGTGGGCCAGCTGTCACTCAGAAATGTGGCCTGTGATTGTTTAGGTCAAGGTTGGGTTTCTTGATGGTGGGAGGAGGTGTGGTGGGTGTTTCTCCAGGTCCTTATCTGGCGTTTGTTGCTGGAGCTCAGGATGGTGGCCTGGGCTGGGTGGCATCGGTTGCTCTTGGCATCCTCCTGTGCAGATCTGGTCTTTCAGCTCCGATCTCTGGAACCGCTCTGCACTTTACTGTGGCTCCCAGGACCCCTGTGCTGTCCTGAAACATCCCTGAGATGACCTGGATCACCTTCCCTTTGTTGTCTCTTTTCAGGCAGAAGAGAGGTAGAAAAAAGTGTGATTGGGAAGGCTGGCTGGAGTGGTGATGGGGAAGAAGTCGCTGGCAGGGAAGGCAGGTGGCCTGATCGTGGTGGGGTGTGAGGGGAGAGCGGGCAGGGAGTCGCGGCAGACGGAGCTGACCCGCAGGGGCCTGCGCTGTGCTTGGTTCATGGCTCTGCAGACCTCCGCTCAGCTCACGAGGCTCCGTTTGAAGAGCAGCGGCTTAGGCTGGGTTCACTGTTTCAGACGGCTGCAGGTGAAGGTTTATGTTCTCAGCCTCATTCACGTGTATCTGTTGTGGATTATTTGTTCTCCTTTGCGAGTCATTCGTCTTGAGAGAAAAACACCCGTTGTGCTGGGTGAGTGCTGGAGCAGTGTCTGAGCCGCCCTCTCTCCCTGCCAGCCTGTCCGCGCAGGGCCCCCGCCTCACCCTGGGCCGCCTGTTTCTCCATCAGGGCTGCCTTTGGCTGGCGCCGAAACCCGCGCTCACTGCCCACTTGTGCTTTCCTCCGAGTTCCGTCCTCGCTGTTTGAGCTCCCGTGTGTTCTCCAGAGTGGCAGAGCCTATCTCCTACTGTGTCATCTCCTACTGGATAATCACGCTTGTCTTCCCAGCCGTATCTGGGTTCTGTTTGGGGAACTTGGCAAAATTTGGATGCGTTTTCTCTACCCCCCTAGTTTGGCCTGTTGCTTCTTTTGTGCTGTATCTTCTTGCCTTGCTTGTTATTTTTTGATCCTGTTGTCTTAGTTTCCTCTCCAGGTCAGTTtgcaatttcattttcctttgattaGGGTCTATTATTTTTTCTGCCTAGAAGCTCGTTAAGGGCAGGAACGATTTTGACTCTGTATCCTGACTTAACGCATATTTTGACACTCGTGGAGGGAGGAGGGTAAGTGCAGATGCACTGCATTTTGTTTGAAGCCCCAGAGATGGGCTGcctttaaaattgaaaattgcAGGTTATTCATGCATACACTGGCTGAAAAGTAGTTAGATTTCTGACCCATTTTGAGCTACGTTTTATGAGAAGTTTGCTAGCGGGCCGCCCCGTTCTGGCTGTTCAGCGGTCCCCCTCTCTCGCTGGGGCTGTTTCTGACGCGTTTCCTTTTCAGCCCTCCAGCCTTCTCTGCTCCTTGTGCCGCTCAGAGCCCCGCGCCCCACCCGCCCCCTGATGATGCCGAGCAGCAGGCGGCGCTCCTGCTGGCGTGCTCCGGGGACGCACTGCCCGCGCCTCCGCCTCCAGTGAACATGTACGACCTTTTCGAAGCTTTGCAGGTAACTCTTGGCACCTTAAGGTTGTTCTAGATTTATGGGTAGGTTCAAAGTTTCTTCAAGTCCACAAAGATAATATTCACTAGCTTTCCCATTTCTTgacttgtttttcagtttttattgttattacagTTATTGTTTGTTATTAATACTAGCATTATTTTCAAATCCTGCTCTCAGGAATCCTTTCTAACTTACCTCCCCCATTTCTCACCTTTCcggtgaaaggagaaaaaaaactcCTTGTTCCCTTATTTCTCCTTCAGAGCCTtgttatttccttgttttttttgttatgttttgggttttattAAGTTTTGGCTCAAAACTTAACAGGTTTGTGTCTTGTGTGTGAGTGTTTTGTTGATATAAACCTTACGTTCATTTTCTGTGTACTGAAGTATAATTGGAGACATGCTGATGTTTTTATCCCAGGTACACAGGGAAGTCATTCCTACCCATACCGTATATGCTCTCAACATTGAAAGGATCATTATGAAACTCTGGCATCCCAATCATGAAGAGCTGCAGCAAGACAAAGTCCATCGCCAGCGCTTGGCAGCCAAGGAGGGGCTTTTGTTCTGCTGAATTAGGATTTGACAGTGTGGGACCCTCAGCTAACTCATTGATTATTGAATTGAATGTTTTGGGGATTCACATTGCAAGACTGAAGTGTATAGTGTACATATAATCTTTCCTATGGAAATGAGACAGTACATTTTGTGTTGCTGCTGTGACGCCATTAATATAAATCTGATTTTGGCAATGACCCATatctctcttgtgtgtgtgtgtgttcccaatTATGGGACTAGGCACTGAGAAAGTTCTGTGCCTGGAATAGCGATGTTTGGGCATCTGAGCCCTAGTATACTATGGTCTTCATGTGAGGTAGGTGACATTCTAGAACAAAGAAGCTGTTATAACTTTGTCTCCACAATCAGGAGGATGTCTGTCTGTTCAGAGACATCATGTATTCTGTATCTGGCAAGTCTGAAATTTCTGCTTTTCTCCTGAAGAACTGTTTTTTCTTAAACTGCTTTTAACAAAGTGTTAAAAGTTGGTTATCTTTGTTAGTCATCAGTttagtatactttttttttgtgACCAGTTTTAACAGATACAGTTGCCTATTACAATTTCATAGAAAATAAGACTTAGAAATACTATGCTGTTCAATAAGATAAAGTCTCTTCTTTAAAAACCAAATGAGAATAATCTCTTAGGatgtaactttataaaaatatcttcTCATAATTCCTTTCTTTTAGAGTTGTTAGGCCCAAAGACTTTGATTGGTAGGTTCATCTATTCCTGTAGATGTCTTTAAGAAGTTCAGGTAAACATACTGGATTTATACTTGGTTAATTCTCCTGTTCCTGTGAAATATCCTTCCAAATGGCAGTGTTACTAATAACCAAGTTTGTTTCTTAAAAGATACGTTGCTTTTTTTATTCAAGAGATGTTATAGGTAGATACACTAGAATATACAGATGGGTTTAAGTAGGtctaaataatatatgtgtagaTAAGTATGTGTGGTTCAATATCTGGatctgtgtatttgtttttgtattttaaatgcaaCAAATAAATCTTTTGGGAGAAAACTTTATTAAAGTGAACATAACGAATACTGCCTTCAGAAATATGAAGAACCTTGTTTTATGAGATCTTAGCAGAAACTTTTCAAAAGAATgtatcagaaagataaaaaacaggTTCCAATTAAGGTGTGTCATCGCTTCCTTCTGTGATACATAGattaagacaaaaaaataaatagcttaGTTTCAGTTCTTGGGACAACTCTGAAAAGTCATTTAGAGTTTTGGATAACTCAAGAATTTTTAGGATTTCTAAGAACTTGAACTGATATCTAAGTGTGTATAGTGGATCCACATTCTATCTTGAGCCTCAGTGCTAAGTGTGTATTACATTTCATGTGCTCCATAGATGGAGAGACACCTAGACGTTTTGAACATGCCCCGCTGCTCATTACAAGGGCAGGTTCCCACTGAAATCCGTGTAGCAGTAGACCTCACTCCTCTATAGGACCTGGCCTAAATCCCCACTCACCATTCTGGTGGGACCAGAGGACTCCCAAGTTTTGGGCCTGCACTCTTAAGGTCTGCTTTCCATGCCAGTTTTCCTCAAGTATCATTTTATACAGTGGAGAGATGAGGCTAGGGACACGGCAGGAAGGTAGAGTCATTGATACTTAGGATTTTTCAAGACAGACTCTCTGATTCAAATACCTCAGTTCCACCAAACACTGCCTCCAGCTCAGCTCCATTTTGGGATCCTGAATGCAGTGCATCTTTTATAATTAGGTTCTTAAGAAATCATGAGTGCTTATTATCAGGCATCATTCAGAAAAAATAACTgcttcagagaggaaaaaggcGATTAGAAACCAGATAATTTCAGGCTTAGAATCAAGCTTATTTTTCCTTTAGAGATTTAAGTAGTTCTTTCAGCTATAGGTGTCATTGTTCAAAACCAGATTTGGTAAGGCCCTCCTCTCTACCAGGCACCGATGCCGGTTTAGCACACATTCTTACCACCTTCATCGCCCATTCCTGGGATCAGTCAGGCACACAGTTCCCCTAGCCCTTCTCCCATTGCCTGAAGGGATCAGCATGTTGCTGATCAGATTTCATGAAGTGACTTCTAAATGATTGCTCACTTTCACCATGTAAAAATGCCTATGTTTCATCATGTCTTTGACTTAAACCAAAAATTCCTCCAGTTTGAATAATGGTTTGGGAGTCAGACTTCGATGCGATggccaacagactggttcagcATTCGATTCTCATGgcttaataaaggaaaaatacctAGATTATTCTTGGAGTGTAGACTAATATTTAATCAAATCAACTGGCATGGTAATTACTAAAA is a window from the Odocoileus virginianus isolate 20LAN1187 ecotype Illinois unplaced genomic scaffold, Ovbor_1.2 Unplaced_Scaffold_12, whole genome shotgun sequence genome containing:
- the TADA1 gene encoding transcriptional adapter 1, which gives rise to MATFVSELEAAKKNLSEALGDNVKQYWANLKLWFKQKISKEEFDLEAHRLLTQDNVHSHNDFLLAILTRCQILVSTPEGAGSLPWTGGSAAKPGKPKGKKKLSSVRQKFDHRFQPQNPLSGAQQFVAKDPQDDDDLKLCSHTMMLPTRGQLEGRMIVTAYEHGLDNVTEEAVSAVVYAVENHLKDILTSVVSRRKAYRLRDGHFKYAFGSNVTPQPYLKNSVVAYNSLIESPPAFSAPCAAQSPAPHPPPDDAEQQAALLLACSGDALPAPPPPVNMYDLFEALQVHREVIPTHTVYALNIERIIMKLWHPNHEELQQDKVHRQRLAAKEGLLFC